The genomic interval TCTGGCTGCATCATTTCTTCACCATGGGCGCGGGCGCCGACGTCAACGCCTTCTTCGGGGTGATGACCATGATCATCGCCGTGCCGACCGGGGTGAAGGTCTTCAACTGGCTGTTCACCCTCTATGGCGGCCGCGTGCGGTTCAACGCGCCGATCTTCTGGTCGCTCGGCTTCATGGTGACTTTCGTGATCGGCGGCATGACCGGCGTGCTGATGGCGATACCGCCGGTCGACTTCGTGCTGCACAACAGCCTCTTCCTGGTGGCGCATTTCCACAACGTGATCATCGGCGGCGTCCTGTTCGGCGTGATGGCCGGCTACACCTACTGGTTCCCCAAGGCCTTCGGCTTCACGCTGCATGAGGGGCTGGGCAAGGCCAGCTTCTGGTGCTGGTTCATCGGCTTCTATCTCGCCTTCATGCCGCTCTATGCGGTCGGCTTCATGGGCATGACGCGGCGCATGAGCCACTACGACAATCCCGCCTGGCAGCCCTGGCTGGTCGTCGCCGAGATCGGCGCCTTCGTGATCCTGCTCGGCATCCTCTTCACCGTCGCGCAGCTCGTGGTCAGCATCCGCACCCGCGCGCAGCGCCGCGACCTCACCGGCGATCCCTGGGGCGGGCGGACGCTGGAATGGTCCACGACCTCGCCGCCGCCCGTCTACAATTTCGCCGTCCTGCCCGTCGTCACCGGCCTCGACGCCTTCTGGACCGCCAAGACCCGGGGCCCGCGCGCCGCCGCCGCGCCGGCCTATGAGGCGATCGAAATCCCGCGCAACACGCCGATCGGATTCTTCATCGCCTTCTTCGCCGTCGTGATGGGCTTCGCGCTCATCTGGCACATCTGGTGGATGGCGGTGCTGGGCCTCGTGGGCGTCTTCGCCGTCGTGCTCGCCCACGCCTGGACGCTCCGCACCGAAGACGAATTGTCGCCGCGCGACATCGCCCGGATCGAAGGCGCCCCGGCGGGAGAGATGGCATGAGCCTCGCCGAAGCCTCCGCCTCGATCCCGCTGTCGGCCCGGGGCCCCGCGAGCAAACGGGTCACGGTCGGCTTCGGCTTCTGGCTGTTCCTGCTCAGCGACATCATCATGTTCTCCGCCTTCTTCGCGACCCATGCCGTGCTCGGCCGCGCGACGGCGGGCGGGCCGACGGGACCGCAGCTGTTCGATCGCGGCCATGCCTTCCTCGAAACCGCCTGCCTGCTGGCGTCGAGCTTCACCTGCGGGCTGGGCGCGATCTCGACCGAAGGGCGGCGGCTCGGCGGCCTCTATCTGTGGGGCGCCGTCACCTTCGTGCTGGGCGCGGCGTTTCTCTATCTCGAAGTGACGGAATTCGCCGCCATGGTCGCGCGCGGCGCCGGCCCCGACCGCAGCGCCTTCCTCTCGGCTTTCTTCGCCCTGGTCGGCGCCCACGGCCTGCACGTCACCCTCGGCCTTGTCTGGCTGGTGGTCATGCTCGTCCAGGCGGGGACCATCGGCTTCCGTCCCTTCGTGGTGCGGCGGCTGCTGTGCTTCAGCCTGTTCTGGCATGCGCTGGACATCGTGTGGATCGCGCTCTTCACCACCGTCTATCTGATCGGAGGCCTGTCGTGACCGACGCATCGTTCGAACGCCCCGACCGCGCGCCCGGCGCGACGGAAGGCGAGGAGCCGCGCGCCGCCCTGAGCGGCTATGTGACGGGCCTCGCCTTCGCGCTGCTGCTCACCCTCGCCTCGTTCTGGGCGGCGGGAACGCATCTGATCTACGGCCCGGGCGTGCCCGTTCTGCTCGCCGTACTCGCCATCGCGCAGATGGGCGTGCATCTGGTCTTCTTCCTGCACATCTCCAGCGCGCCGGACCACACCAACAACATCCTGGCGCTGGCCTTCGGCATCCTGATCGTGGCGCTGGTGGTGATCGGCTCCCTGTGGATCATGGCGAACCTGAACGCGAACATGCTCCCGATGGATAAGCTGATGCAGATGCAGCGCTAGCGCCGTTCGCGCAATTTCGAACGAAGCGCGCCGCAAAGCGTCTATCGTACCCGGCGTCTCCTCCGCACGGTGCCGCGATGGCTGGTCCCTTCTCCGGAATTCTCGTCGTCGATCTCACGCATGTGCTGAACGGGCCGTTCGGCACGTCGATGCTGTGCGATCTGGGCGCGCGCGTCATCAAGATCGAGCCGCCGGAGCATGGCGACGACACCCGCGCCTACGGCCCGTTCGTCGACGGCAAGTCGCTCTACTTCAATTTCGTGAACCGCGGCAAGGAAAGCATCGTCCTGAACCTGAAGCACGACGCCGACAAGGCGGTGCTGCTTCGCATGGTGCGCAAGGCCGACGTGCTGGCCGAGAATTTCCGCCCCGGCACGATGCAGCGCCTCGGCCTCTCCTATGAGACGCTCAAGGCGATCAATCCGCGCCTGATCTATGCCTCGTCCTCCGGCTTCGGCCAGACCGGGCCTTACGCCGCCTATCCGGCCTATGACACGATCGTGCAGGCGATGAGCGGTCTGATGAGCATGACCGGCTTTCCCGACGGCCCGCCCACCCGCGTCGGCACCTCGATCTCCGATATCGCTGGCGGCGTCTTCCTGTTCGCAGGCATCGCCAGCGCGCTCTACGCCCGCGAGAAGACCGGCCGGGGCGCGCATGTCGATGTCGCGATGTTCGACAGCACGCTCGCCTTTCTCGAACACGGCCTGATGGAATATTCGGCGACCGGCAAGCCGCTCGGCCGCATCGGCAATCGCCATCCCTTCATCGCGCCGTTCGACACCTTTGCCGCGCAGGACACGCAATTCGTGATCTGCTGCGGCAACGACCTCCTGTTCGAGCGGCTGTGCGCCGCGCTCGGCCATCCCGAACTGTCGAGCGACAGCCGGTTCGGATCGAACGCTGATCGCATCGCCAACAACGACGCGCTCAAGGCCGCGCTGGAAGCGGCGCTGGCGCGCCGGCCCGCCGCCTATTGGCTGAAGCTGCTCCACGAAGCGGGCATTCCGGTCGCGCCGATCCTGAACGTGACGGAGGCCGCCGAGCACCCGCAGACCAAGGCGCGCAACATGCTGATCGAGGCGGGCGGGATGCGCATGACCGGCAATCCGCTGAAGATCGGCGGCTACGACGATCCGTCCCTACGCGACGGTGCGCCGTCGCTGGACCAGAACGGCGCTGCGCTGCGCCGCGAATTCGCGCCGCCGTCGAACGACTAGAGCCGCCTCAATCTCTCGAAGACCGTCATTGCCCGGCTCGTCTGGGCAATCCGTTTGGTCGCCGGAAACGTCTGCGAAAACCGCTATTTCATTGATCCAAATCAACCGCGCGCGAAAAGGGTTTCCGCGCGCCGCCCGGTTGGCAGCACGCGCGTATCAATCGCCGCAAATCGGTGCAAGCGCCTTCGCCCTCGCCCCCGCATGATCCGCGCACAACGGCACTCGGAGACCCCGCCCATGAGCCTGCCCCTCGAAGGAATCAAGATCATCGACTTCACCGGCGTCCAGGCCGGTCCCGCCTGCACGCAATTGCTCGCCTGGTTCGGCGCCGACGTGCTGAAGGTCGAGCGGCCCGGCACCGGCGACGTCACGCGTCGCCAGCTGCGCGACCTTCCCGGTCTCGATGCGCTCTACTTCACCATGCTCAACAGCAACAAGCGCTCGCTGGAGCTCGACACCAAGACGCCGGAAGGCAAGAAGATCATGGAGGAGCTGATCCGCGGCGCCGACGTGCTGGTGGAGAATTTCGCGCCCGGCGCGCTCGACCGCATGGGTTTCACCTGGGAGCACATCCAGGAGCTCAATCCGAAGATCATCTTCGGCTCGGTCAAGGGCTTCAACGAGGAATCGCCCTACAAGGACATCAAGGTCTACGAGAACGTCGCGCAATGCGCCGGCGGCGCGGCTTCGACGACGGGATTCTGGGACGGCCCGCCCACCATCAGCGCCGCGGCGCTCGGCGATTCCAACACCGGCATGCATCTGGCCATCGGCATCCTCACCGCCCTGATCGGCCGCGAGAAGGCCGGCAGGGGCCAGAAGGTTTCGGTGTCGATGCAGGACGCAGTGCTCAATCTCTGCCGCGTCAAGCTGCGCGACCAGGAGCGTCTCGAGCATGTCGGCTATCTCGAGGAATATCCGCAATACCCGAACGGCAAGTTCGGCGACGCGGTGCCGCGCGGCGGCAATGCGGGCGGCGGCGGCCAGCCGGGCTGGGTGCTCAAATGCAAGGGCTGGCAGACCGATCCCAACGCCTACATCTATTTCACCATCCAGGAGCAGAACTGGCCGAAGACCTGCGAAGCCATCGGCAAGCCGCAATGGACCGACGATCCCGCCTATGCGACGGCCAAGGCCCGCCAGCCGCACATCTTCGACATCTTCGCCGAGATCGAGAAATTCCTCGCCGACAAGACCAAGTTCGAAGCCGTGGAGTATTTGAGCAAGTTCGAAATCCCCTGCGCGCCCGTCCTGTCGATGAAGGAGATCGCCTACGATCCGGCGCTGCGCGCCAGCGGCACGATCGTCGAGGTCGAGCAGGAAAAGCGCGGCAAGTACCTAACCGTCGGCAGCCCGATCAAATTCTCCGACTTCGCGCCCAAGATCACCGGCGCTCCGCTGCTCGGCGAGCACACCGATGCGGTGCTGCAGAGTCTCGGCTACGACGCCGCCAAGATCGCCAAGCTGCGCGCCGACAAGGTCGTCTGACCGGGCTTCGCACATTTCAAGATGAAGGGATTTGCGCCATGACCGAGACGGCGGACGTTCAAACGCTGACCGACGGCTTCCACCTCATCGTGGATGCCCTCAAGCTCAACGGCCTCGACACGATCTACGGGGTCCCCGGCATCCCGGTGACCGACCTCGCGCGCCTGGCGCAGGCGGAAGGGATCCGCGTCATCAGCTTCCGGCACGAGCAATCGGCCGGCAACGCCGCCGCGATCGCCGGCTATCTCACGCAGAAGCCGGGCATCTGCCTCACCGTCTCCGCGCCGGGCTTCCTCAACGGCCTGGTCTCGCTCGCCGCCGCGACGACCAACGGCTTTCCGATGATCCAGATCAGCGGCTCCAGCGACCGCGCGATCATCGACCTGCAGCAGGGCGATTACGAAGAGCTCGACCAGATGAACGCCGCCAAGCCCTTCGCCAAGGCGTCGTACCGGATCAACCGCCCGGAGGATATCGGCATCGGCCTGGCGCGCGCGATCCGCGCCGCGGTGTCGGGCCGGCCGGGCGGCGTCTATCTCGATCTTCCGGCCAATGTGCTCGCCGCCACGATGGACGCCGAAGCGGGCGCGAAGTCGTTGGTGAAGGTCGTCGACGCCGCGCCGCGCCAGATCCCCGATACGGAATCGGTTACACGCGCCCTGAGCCTGCTCGCCGGCGCGCAGCGCCCGCTCACCATCCTGGGCAAGGGCGCCGCCTATTCGCGCGCGGAAGACGACATCCGCGCCTTCATCGAAAAGACCGGCATCCCGTTCCTGCCCATGTCGATGGCAAAGGGCCTTCTGCCCGACGATCATCCGCTCTGCGCCGCCGCCGCCCGCTCCCTCGCGCTCAAGGAGGCCGATGTGGTGATGCTGGTCGGCGCGCGGCTCAACTGGCTGCTCGGCCACGGCAAGAGCCCGCAATGGTCGCCGGCCGCGCAATTCGTGCAGCTCGATATCCTGCCGACCGAGATCGACAGCAACCGCGCCGTCGCGGCGCCGGTGGTCGGCGACATCGGCTCGTCGATCGCGGCGCTGCTGGCGGGCCTCGCGCAGACGCCGATGCCGCGCCGCCCCGCCTGGCTCGACGCGCTCGGCGGCCAGAAGGACAAGAACGCCAAGCACATGGCGGCGCGCTTGGCCGCGAAGCCGAGCCCGATGGATTTCTACAGCGCGCTCGGCGCCGTCCGCGGCGTGCTCGCGGCGCGGACCGACGTCTATCTCGTCAACGAAGGCGCCAACACGCTCGACATCACCCGCAACGTCATCGACATGTCGGTGCCGCGCATGCGGCTGGACACCGGCACCTGGGGCGTCATGGGCGTCGGCATGGGCTACGCCGTCGGCGCAGCCGTCACCGGCGGCCGCCAAGTCGTCGCCATCGAGGGCGACAGCGCCTTCGGCTTCAGCGGCATGGAGATCGAAACCATCTGCCGCTACAAGCTTCCGGTCGTCGTCGTGATCTTCAACAATGGCGGCATCTATCGCGGCGACGGCGTCAACCCGACCGGCGGCAGCGATCCGTCCCCGACCGTGCTGATGCGCAAGGCGCGCTACGAGCTGCTCTGCGAGGCCTTCGGCGGCGCCGGCTATCACGCCGCCGATCCCGAAAGCCTGATCAAGGCGCTGACCGAGGCGCTGGCCTCGAACGCGCCGGCGCTGATCAATGTCGAGATCGACCCCAAGGCCGGGACCGAGAGCGGCCATATCGGCAACCTCAACCCCCACAGCGCCGTCTCGCCCAAGCCGGCCGAGTGACGGCGGGCGGAAGAGGGCATCTGACTGCGGTTGGGTCGCCCGGATCTGAGTATAAGAAAAGGTCGTCATTGCCCGGCTTGTCCGGGCAACCCATTTTTCTTGCGGCCAAATTGGGTCGCCCGCATGAAGCGGGCGATGACGACGTCTTTTCTTGATCCGGCAAAATTTCGAGATCGACAAGATCGACGGGACAGCCCGTCAAGCCGCGTTCCGGAATTGCCGTGGCGTCGTTCCGACGATGCGGCGGAAATGCTTGGTCAGATGGCTCTGGTCGCCGAAGCCGACGCTCGGCGCGATCTCCGCGATCGGAAGCTTGCTTTTGGCCAGCAGCTCCTTGGCCATGTCGACGCGCCGCCGCACGATGTACTGGTGCGAGGCCATGCCCACCGAGGTGTGGAACGCCCGGCAGAAATGCGCGTAGCTGACGCCGGCGACCGCCGCCAGGTCGGAGAGCGTGATCTCGTTCACCAGGTTCGACTCGATATAGTCCTTGACCATGCGCAGCCGCTTGGGCGTCAGCCCGCCGCGCCGCACCGCCGAAGGCGCGCTCGCCTGCGCCCGCGCCGCGCGGATCGCGATCTCGCAGCACAGGCTCTCGACATAGAGCTTTCCCATGAGGCCCGGATTGTCGAGCTCGTTCTGCAGCTCGCGCATGCGCCCGGCGATCGCGCCGTCGCCGATGTCGTGGCGGTAGGAGAATTCGAGCGTCCCCGGCAATTTCTCGTCGTCGATCATCTCGTCGATCATGCCGGTGTCGAGCAGCACAACCACATGGCGGAAATTCTGCGGGAAGTCCGACCAGCCTTCGATGCTGTGATGGGCGGGCACCAGCATCACCTGGCCGAGCGAGCCGCCGCTCATCTGCTGCGTCCCGCCATTGCGCCGGACCGACATTCTGGTGTTGGCCCCGGCCGCGTGCAGCGCGATGGCATGGCGGTTCAGCCGATGGCGGAAATCCGTCTGCTCGCCGCGTCCGCGCCGGTCGAACACCATCGCCTCGCCGCTGGTCCAGCCGACGGATTGCTGCTTGAGCAATTCCGCGTCGAACGAATAGGCTTCGCCGGTATCGACAGCGCCATCGAACATCGTCGTTTCTCCTATCAATCGGGTGCCGCGCGCCGTGCAACCGTCGCCCGTCCGGCACCGACCGGAGGCGTCAAACACGCGGGCTCGCGGCTAAATCGTCCTGTATCGGGTTCGTCGGTCCCGTCGTATGTCTCGGGACTGAAAATATGTGAAACGGCTTGGGCTGTCCCTCATGCTTAGGTATACGCATGCGAGACGTTCGTCCGCCGGCGGGCCTTCAGTCCAGCGCGGAAAGGACCAGAAGCGCGCCGATCGGCACCAGCAGGGCCCAGGGGCCGGCGTGCGCCGTCACGGCGCCGGACAGCGCCGCGCCCAGGAAGAATCCCGCCCAGATCCCGGCCAGCCAGAGCGCCCGCCGCAGATGGGTGTCCCACGCCCCCTCACTGTCGGAGAGCGGCGCCCGCCGCGCCGCCTGGGCCAGATGCGTCCCGAGCCGGTTCAGCGTGCCCGTCACGAAGGTGAGATTGACCTGCTGCTTGCCGACGCTCGGCAGCGACGTATTCATTGCGCCCATCGCGACGCTGAGCAGCGCCACCGCCAGGATCGTCGGCGAGAGGCCGGCGAGCGCGAGGCCGAAGACGAAGGCGAGCGCGGCCGCGATCGCGACGAGCGTCACCCGCCGCGTGAGCGGGCCGAACGGCGGACGATAGAAATTGCCGATGAAGGAGCCGAACAGGAACCCCGCGATGCCGGTCAGCAGCAGCGGCACGACGGCGAAATCGCCGAGGCCGGAGTGATAGCCGGCCTGCGTCGTGTTTCCGCTCATGAACGAAAGATAGGTGCCGTAGCGCACGATGCCGTAGGCGTCGACGAAGCCGGCGATGGCGGCCAGCGCGACGGCGATGTGTTCCTGGCGGCCCGCGGCCTGCTGTGCCCGATTGTCCATGCTTCCGTCTTCGCAGAAGCCGCGTCCGGCGCCTTGTGCGCCCTTGCGAGGACCGTCCGCTTTTTTGCACGAAGGCGCGGCGGGACGTTCAGCCCAGAAAGTCGCGGATCGTTCCGGCGACGATGTCGAACTGCGCCTCGGTCAGTCCGGCATGGATCGGCAGCGAGACCGCGCGCTCGTAATAGCGCTCGGCGGCGGGAAACTGGCCGCGCGCGAAGCCCAGGCGCTGGAAATCCGGCTGCCACGGAATCGGGATGTAGTGGACGTTGACGCCGATGCCCTTGGCCCGCATCGCGTCGAAGAATTCGCGCCGCGTCGGCTTCGCGCCCGCGGCGAGCTGCACGACATAGAGATGCCAGGCGGACATCCGCGCCGGCGCGACCCTCGGCAGGATCAGCGGCAGCCCCGCCAGGGCCCCGTCATAGGCGCGCGCGATGGCGTTGCGCCGCGCGATCCATTCGCCCAGATGGGAAAGCTGCGACAGGCCGAGCGCCGCCTGCATCTCGGTCATGCGATAGTTGAAGCCGAGCCCCTGCTGCTCGTAATACCAGGCGCCTTCGCCGGCATCGGCCAGCCGCGCCGGATCGCGCGTGATGCCGTGGCTGCGCAGGTCGGCCATGCGCTCCGCCAGCGCGCCGTCGTTCGTCATCGCCATGCCGCCTTCGCCGGTGGTGATGATCTTGACGGGATGAAAGCTGAAGACCGCGATGTCGGCATATTCGCAGCCGCCGACGCGCCCGTTGCGATAGCTGCCGCCCACCGCATGCGACGCGTCCTCGATCACCTTGGCGCCGTATTCGTGCGCGATGGCGCGGATCTCCGCCATGTCGCAGCTCTGCCCGGCGAAATGCACAGGGATGACCACCTTGGGCAGCCGGCCGGTCTTCTTCGCGGCGGCGAATTTCTCCGCCAGCAGCGTCACGCTCATGTTGAAGCTGACCGGATCGATGTCGACGAAATCGACCTCGGCGCCGCAATAGCGCGCGCAATTGGCCGAGGCGACGAAGGAATTGGGGCTGGTCCACACCAGATCGCCGGGGCCGACGCCCAGCGCCAGGCAGGCGATATGCAGCGCGCAGGTCGCGTTCTGCACCGCCACGCCGTGACGCGCGCCGACGGCTTCGGCCAGCGCCCGCTCGAAGGCGGGAACGACGGCGCCTTGCGTCAGGAAATCGGATTTGAGGACGCGCACGACCGCTGCGATATCGGCCTCGTCGATCGACTGGCGTCCATAGGGAATGTGCATGCGCGGCGCTCGGTGCGACGCCTTATGCTCTCAGGCCGGCGTTAAGGAGTCGTAAAGCATAAAGCTCGCGCCGCTATCCCAATACGAGCTGCACTGCATGCGCCTTGCCGTCGTCGGCCAGCGGAATGCGGTTGCCGGTGACGGTCTCCCCGTCGACCTTCAGCGAAAGCATGCCGCGGCAGACGCCCAGCGGGTTCTCCACCGAGATCGTGTAGGTCGCCGTGCCGTGGCGGTAGACGATTTCGAAGCTCGGCCAGCCGCGCGGGATGCACGGATCGAGCACCAGGCTCGCCCCCTCCTTGCGGAAACCAAGCAGCCGCTCGAGCGCGGTGCGGTAGAACCACGCCGCCGAGCCGGTGTACCAGGTCCACCCGCCGCGCCCGACATGCGGCGGCATCGAATAGACGTCGGCCGCCACGACATAGGGCTCGACCTGATAGCGGTGCATCGCCGCCGGATTGTCCGAATGGTTGATCGGGTTGAGCATGGCGAGAAGCTCATGCGCCCGGTCGCCATTGCCCAGCATCGCATAGGCCTGCGCCGCCCACACCGCGCCATGGGTGTACTGCCCGCCATTCTCGCGGATGCCCGGCGGATAGCCCTTGATGTAGCCCGGATCGTGCGCCGGCTTGTCGAAGGGCGGCGTGAACAGCAGCGACAGCTTCTGGTCGCGCTGCACGAGATATTTGTCGACCGCCGCCATCGCCCGCGCCGCGCGCGTCGGCTCGGCGGCGCCGCAGATCACCGCCCAGGACTGTGCGATGGTGTCGATCCGGCAATCGGCGCTCGCCACCGAGCCCAAAGGTGTGCCGTCGTCGAAATAGGCGCGGCGGTACCAGTCGCCGTCCCAGGCCTGCGCCTCCAGCGCGTCCTTGAGCTGCGCGGCATGCGCGCGCCAGCGCCGCGCCGCTTCCGCGGCTTCCGCCGAATCGCGCCGCTCCGCGAGCGCCGCGAAGTCGTTCAGCGTGGCGTAGAGGAACCAGCCGAGCCACACGCTCTCGCCCTTGCCGCCCGCGCCGACATTGTCCATGCCGTCGTTCCAGTCGCCGGTGCCCATCAGCGGCAGGCCGTGCACGCCGGTCGCCAGCGCGCCGTCGAGCGCCAGCACGACATGCTCGAACAGGCTGGCGGTGCGCTCGCTGACGGTGGGCTGCGAGAAGCTGTCGTGATCCTGCGGCCGCAGTAGCGGCGCCTCCAGGAACGGCACGAGCTCGTCGAGCACGCTCATATCGCCGGTCGTGGTGACGTAATGCGCCGCGACATGGGCGAGCCAGACGCGGTCGTCGGAGATGCGCGTGCGGATGCCGCGGCCGGTCTCGGCCAGCCACCAATGCTGCACGTCGCCCTCGGGGAATTGCCGCGCCGCGGCGCGCAGCAGATGCTCGCGCGCGATGTCGGGCCGCGTCACGCACAGCGCCATCGAATCCTGCAGCTGGTCGCGGAAGCCATAGGCGCCGCTCGCCTGGTAGAATCCGGTGCGCGCCCACATGCGGCAGCCCAGCGTCTGATAGAGCAGCCAGCGATTCATCAGGATGTCGAGCGAGCGGTCCGGCGTCTTGACCTGGACGGTGCCGAGGATGGCGTCCCATTGCCCGGTCGCGGCGCCGAACGCCGCGTCGAGGTCGGCGGTGCGGTATTTGTCGATCAGGGCCTGCGCCTCGGCGCGCGTCGCCGTCTCGCCCAGGAACACCACGACCTCGGTCGTGCCGATGGGACTGAGCTTCACGCGCGTCTGCATCGCGCCGCAGGGATCGAAGCCCGCGCCGCAGCGGTTGGACAGCTTGGTGCCGTGCACCAGGCCGAGCGGCCGGTCGCGCCCGCCGTCGCGCCCGATGAATTCGGTGCGGTCGCCGGTCCAGGCGCTCTGCCTGCCGGCGAGGTCGAGGAAGGCGACGCGCTCGCCCAGGTCGTTGTTCCAGCGGTTCTGCGCCAGCATCGCCCCGGTCGCGGGGTCGATCTCGGTGACGATGAGGGTGCGGCCCTGGCGCTGCGCCGAGCCCAGCACCCATTCGACGAAGGCGGTGACCGACAGCCGGCGCTCGCGCCCCGAAAGATTGGTCAGCTTCAGCCGCGCGATCTTGATCGGATCGTCCGGCGGAACGAACAAGGTCAGCTCCGCGCCGATGCCGTGCATGTTGTGCTCGAAGCGGCTGTAGCCCTGGCCGTGGCGCGCCGTATAGCGGCCGCTGCGCTCGCGGATCGGGGTGGAGACCGGCGTCCAGAGCTGTCCGGTGTCGTCGTCGCGGATGTACAGGATCTCGCCCGGCGCGTCGCCGACCGGATCGTTCGACCACGGCGTGATCTGGTTCTGCTGGCTGTTGACGCTCCAGGTGAAGCCGCCGCCGCTGGCCGAGGCGAGGAAGCCGAAATCGCGGTTGGCGACGACGTTGCTCCACGGCATCGGCGTGCGCTCGCCGCCCTCCATGATGGTGACGAAGTCGCGGCCGCGCTCGGCGAAGCCGCCCAGCCCGTTGAAGAACTCCATCGGCGGCGGCGGCAGAGGCGCCTCCGGCGTGCCGGCGGGCAGGAGCCGGCGCGGCGGCGGGCCGCCGACCGAGCGGCGCTCGCGCGCGGCGTTGACCTGGTCGGCGAGCGAGCCGTGCTGTCCGCGCAAGACCGCGCGCGCCGCCGCCTGGAGCAGTTCCGCCGTCTCGCCGGAGATCAGGTCGGTGCGCAGCGTGATCACGCTGCCCTTCACGTCGGGGCGCGAGATGTGCGGCATGGTCTTGTTCATGCGCACCAGGGCGTCGATCGCGCCCTGGAAGTCCTGGACATAGGACGAGGCGCGCTCGTTCAGGATCACGAGGTCGACGGCGAGCTGCTTGGCGCGCCAATATTCGTGCGCCCGCAGGAGCTGGCGCACCAGGTTGAGGTCGTCGTCCTCCGACACCCGTGCCAGCACGATCGGCAGGTCGCCGGACACGCCGGCGGCCCACAGCGTCGAGGCCTTGCGCACCGCGCGCTTGATGAACTCCGGCGGCGGCTTGAGCGTCGAATCGGCGTAGAGCACGTGGTTGGCGAGCCGCTGATAGATGTGGGCCTCGGCGGCGCGGATGCCCAGGTGCTGCACCTGCACCTGCGCCTGGGTCCAGGCCAGGGTGCGGGCGCGGTCGAAGGCGCCCTCGTCGGCGTATTTCTCGGCGAGCTCCAGCACCTCCTCGCGGGTCGGCGCGACCATGGTCCAGAACGCGACGCGCACCGTGCCGCCGCGCGGCACGGTCACCCGCCGGCGCAGCGAGAAGATCGGATCGAGCACCGGCCCCGCGGTGTTCGACAGCGGCCAGCCCTCGGCGATGGCGACCGGATTGCGGATCGTCTGGCCGCGGCCGAGGAAGCGGACGCGGTCGGTCTCGAACTGCACCTCGCCCGAATGGGCGCCTTCGACGACGGCCAGATGCGCCGCCCAGATTTGCGGATCGGCGTCGGAGCGGCGGCGCCGCGTCGCCAGGATCGCGCCCGGATGG from Rhizomicrobium sp. carries:
- the frc gene encoding formyl-CoA transferase; the encoded protein is MSLPLEGIKIIDFTGVQAGPACTQLLAWFGADVLKVERPGTGDVTRRQLRDLPGLDALYFTMLNSNKRSLELDTKTPEGKKIMEELIRGADVLVENFAPGALDRMGFTWEHIQELNPKIIFGSVKGFNEESPYKDIKVYENVAQCAGGAASTTGFWDGPPTISAAALGDSNTGMHLAIGILTALIGREKAGRGQKVSVSMQDAVLNLCRVKLRDQERLEHVGYLEEYPQYPNGKFGDAVPRGGNAGGGGQPGWVLKCKGWQTDPNAYIYFTIQEQNWPKTCEAIGKPQWTDDPAYATAKARQPHIFDIFAEIEKFLADKTKFEAVEYLSKFEIPCAPVLSMKEIAYDPALRASGTIVEVEQEKRGKYLTVGSPIKFSDFAPKITGAPLLGEHTDAVLQSLGYDAAKIAKLRADKVV
- the oxc gene encoding oxalyl-CoA decarboxylase, producing the protein MTETADVQTLTDGFHLIVDALKLNGLDTIYGVPGIPVTDLARLAQAEGIRVISFRHEQSAGNAAAIAGYLTQKPGICLTVSAPGFLNGLVSLAAATTNGFPMIQISGSSDRAIIDLQQGDYEELDQMNAAKPFAKASYRINRPEDIGIGLARAIRAAVSGRPGGVYLDLPANVLAATMDAEAGAKSLVKVVDAAPRQIPDTESVTRALSLLAGAQRPLTILGKGAAYSRAEDDIRAFIEKTGIPFLPMSMAKGLLPDDHPLCAAAARSLALKEADVVMLVGARLNWLLGHGKSPQWSPAAQFVQLDILPTEIDSNRAVAAPVVGDIGSSIAALLAGLAQTPMPRRPAWLDALGGQKDKNAKHMAARLAAKPSPMDFYSALGAVRGVLAARTDVYLVNEGANTLDITRNVIDMSVPRMRLDTGTWGVMGVGMGYAVGAAVTGGRQVVAIEGDSAFGFSGMEIETICRYKLPVVVVIFNNGGIYRGDGVNPTGGSDPSPTVLMRKARYELLCEAFGGAGYHAADPESLIKALTEALASNAPALINVEIDPKAGTESGHIGNLNPHSAVSPKPAE
- a CDS encoding cytochrome (ubi)quinol oxidase subunit III, whose amino-acid sequence is MSLAEASASIPLSARGPASKRVTVGFGFWLFLLSDIIMFSAFFATHAVLGRATAGGPTGPQLFDRGHAFLETACLLASSFTCGLGAISTEGRRLGGLYLWGAVTFVLGAAFLYLEVTEFAAMVARGAGPDRSAFLSAFFALVGAHGLHVTLGLVWLVVMLVQAGTIGFRPFVVRRLLCFSLFWHALDIVWIALFTTVYLIGGLS
- the yfdE gene encoding CoA:oxalate CoA-transferase — protein: MAGPFSGILVVDLTHVLNGPFGTSMLCDLGARVIKIEPPEHGDDTRAYGPFVDGKSLYFNFVNRGKESIVLNLKHDADKAVLLRMVRKADVLAENFRPGTMQRLGLSYETLKAINPRLIYASSSGFGQTGPYAAYPAYDTIVQAMSGLMSMTGFPDGPPTRVGTSISDIAGGVFLFAGIASALYAREKTGRGAHVDVAMFDSTLAFLEHGLMEYSATGKPLGRIGNRHPFIAPFDTFAAQDTQFVICCGNDLLFERLCAALGHPELSSDSRFGSNADRIANNDALKAALEAALARRPAAYWLKLLHEAGIPVAPILNVTEAAEHPQTKARNMLIEAGGMRMTGNPLKIGGYDDPSLRDGAPSLDQNGAALRREFAPPSND
- a CDS encoding YoaK family protein; translation: MDNRAQQAAGRQEHIAVALAAIAGFVDAYGIVRYGTYLSFMSGNTTQAGYHSGLGDFAVVPLLLTGIAGFLFGSFIGNFYRPPFGPLTRRVTLVAIAAALAFVFGLALAGLSPTILAVALLSVAMGAMNTSLPSVGKQQVNLTFVTGTLNRLGTHLAQAARRAPLSDSEGAWDTHLRRALWLAGIWAGFFLGAALSGAVTAHAGPWALLVPIGALLVLSALD
- the cyoD gene encoding cytochrome o ubiquinol oxidase subunit IV, with amino-acid sequence MTDASFERPDRAPGATEGEEPRAALSGYVTGLAFALLLTLASFWAAGTHLIYGPGVPVLLAVLAIAQMGVHLVFFLHISSAPDHTNNILALAFGILIVALVVIGSLWIMANLNANMLPMDKLMQMQR
- a CDS encoding AraC family transcriptional regulator, translated to MFDGAVDTGEAYSFDAELLKQQSVGWTSGEAMVFDRRGRGEQTDFRHRLNRHAIALHAAGANTRMSVRRNGGTQQMSGGSLGQVMLVPAHHSIEGWSDFPQNFRHVVVLLDTGMIDEMIDDEKLPGTLEFSYRHDIGDGAIAGRMRELQNELDNPGLMGKLYVESLCCEIAIRAARAQASAPSAVRRGGLTPKRLRMVKDYIESNLVNEITLSDLAAVAGVSYAHFCRAFHTSVGMASHQYIVRRRVDMAKELLAKSKLPIAEIAPSVGFGDQSHLTKHFRRIVGTTPRQFRNAA